From the Bacillota bacterium genome, the window AAAAAACAACTTTTTCGGGGATTATCGGTACCAGCAGTGAATTAAACGAGATAAAGAAAAAGATGAAACTGATAGCCTCCACTGATTCAACAGTATTGATTCGTGGTGAAACCGGTACGGGAAAATCAGTATTCGCCCGGGCCATACACGAAGAAAGTCCGAGAAGGGGCAAGCCTTTTATCTCGATCAGCTGTGCGGCCATTCCTGCTCCCCTGCTGGAATCTGAACTTTTCGGTTATGAAGAGGGTGCGTTTACCGGCGCCCGTAAAGGTGGAAAACCCGGTAAGTTTGAAATGGCCCATGAAGGAACAATCTTTTTGGACGAGATTGGTGATATGCCCCTTGATTTCCAGGTTAAATTGCTCCATGTGATTGAGAATAAAAATATTGCACGAATCGGCGGTGTTTCTTTCAGGGATGTAGATGTTCGCATTATTGCCGCTACCAACCGCAACCTGGAAGAACTGATCGGGGAAGGGAAATTCAGGGAAGATCTTTTCTATCGTATCAATGTTATACCTTTCACCCTGCCTCTTCTCCGGGATCGCAAGGATGATATTTTGCTCTTAATGCATCATTTTCTTGATTACTATTCAAAGCGTCTGAATAAAAATGTAATTGGTTTCCAGGATGATGCCAGGGAGGCCATGCTGGTTTACCCCTGGCCGGGGAATGTCCGTGAGCTGGAAAATGCCATAGAATACGCCATAAATATCGAATCTGATTCCAAAATTTCAAGGAAGAGCCTTCCCGAAAAAATTACCAGGCATTACGGAGTTGCTGATCCAGGTGGATTTGAAGATTTGACAATACTGGAGAAAAAGGCCATTAAAGCGGCTTTGCTTAAATACGGGAATACCACTTTTGGAAAAGAAAAAGCAGCATCAGCCCTTGGCATTAGCAGGGCAACACTTTATCGAAAACTTAAATCAATCCAGCAGGATGTTTCTTGATATGAGAAAACTTCTCATATTGAGAAAACAGCAGCATTCGCTTATTTAGCCGTCTTTAAAATATTCTGATGATTTTAATTTTCTCATATTGAGAAATATGGACTGTTTCAATTAAGAAATGGTCTTTTATTATGCTTAATTTAATAGGTTTTTTTAAGCATGGCTCTCTGTTGTTTTATGGCATGACTATTGCTTTATTAATAATTTAGCAGTTAGTAAGCATTTTTAATTCTGGTTAAATGCTCTCGAGCATCTTATCGGTGTTGTTTATTTTTGTTTTATTAGAAAGGGGATGTTAGATGGGGAAAGTAGTCGTGCCGTTTTTCCGCA encodes:
- a CDS encoding sigma 54-interacting transcriptional regulator, producing the protein MKELKSIQGFLQQVTGAFAGVVDIEIGVISKRLEVIAGSGYFEKEVGVVYDEGCMTSKILSSPHNDSILVENTTHAVCCADCDYSARCDVLAFMMMPILFNEEKIGSISLLALTEQQRRKLLNQYEKMQNFLNKLCNMITISLNEKKMESRITSLMNQFRDVINSVYEGVIAFNSQGRITNINNAARQILSLKLDSHLGEHISVLFPDFNLNEVFNRQETEDDSQYYGKEIIYIDSDNEQLRLYYNITLMYEDDRISGAVISFRKKEEVEEMANRIIKENKKTTFSGIIGTSSELNEIKKKMKLIASTDSTVLIRGETGTGKSVFARAIHEESPRRGKPFISISCAAIPAPLLESELFGYEEGAFTGARKGGKPGKFEMAHEGTIFLDEIGDMPLDFQVKLLHVIENKNIARIGGVSFRDVDVRIIAATNRNLEELIGEGKFREDLFYRINVIPFTLPLLRDRKDDILLLMHHFLDYYSKRLNKNVIGFQDDAREAMLVYPWPGNVRELENAIEYAINIESDSKISRKSLPEKITRHYGVADPGGFEDLTILEKKAIKAALLKYGNTTFGKEKAASALGISRATLYRKLKSIQQDVS